The Panicum virgatum strain AP13 chromosome 5K, P.virgatum_v5, whole genome shotgun sequence genome has a window encoding:
- the LOC120709590 gene encoding uncharacterized protein LOC120709590 yields MASHHSEPLGPVPAADAPADNNPELPSPPYHIVTKPGQLPVEFLEPSATQKLVIGFDCEGVDLCRNGALCIMQLAFPDAVYLVDAIEGGKELIQACKPALESDHITKVIHDCKRDSEALYFQFGIKLHNVMDTQIAYSLIEEQEGNKRTHDDYISFVSLLADSRYCGIPYPEKEEVRTLLRQDPNFWTIRPLSDMMVRAATDDVRFLLNIHEKMMEKLSKVSLWRLAVRSELYCRCFCLNNNQFADWPLLPPVPGDIEADVHVPEVDILSVLDVPPGKMGRVIGRKGSTIMSVKESCNVEIHIGGAKGPPDRVFIIGPVKEVRKAEAILRGRMLEF; encoded by the exons ATGGCCTCCCACCATTCCGAGCCCCTCGgccccgtccccgccgccgacgcccccgcAG ATAACAACCCAGAATTGCCATCTCCACCCTATCATATTGTCACCAAACCTGGCCAACTCCCAGTCGAGTTTCTTGAACCCTCAGCTACCCAGAAGTTGGTAATCGGATTTGACTGTGAAGGTGTTGATCTCTGTCGTAATGGTGCTCTCTGTATCATGCAG CTTGCATTTCCTGATGCTGTTTACTTAGTTGATGCTATTGAGGGTGGAAAAGAACTCATTCAAGCTTGTAAGCCCGCACTTGAGTCTGATCATATCACCAAAGTTATTCATGATTGTAAAAGAGACAGTGAG GCTTTGTATTTTCAGTTTGGCATCAAATTGCATAATGTGATGGATACACAG ATCGCTTATTCTCTGATAGAAGAGCAGGAAGGAAATAAGAGAACACACGATGATTACATATCTTTTGTCAGCCTTCTTGCTGATTCACGGTACTGTG GCATACCATATCCTGAAAAGGAAGAAGTCCGTACCCTTCTAAGGCAG GACCCTAACTTTTGGACAATTAGGCCCTTGTCTGATATGATGGTTCGAGCAGCCACAGATGATGTCCGCTTCCTTCTCAACATCCATGAGAAAATGATGGAGAAGTTAAGCAAAGTATCTTTATGGCGTCTGGCTGTTCGCAGTGAACTATACTGCAGGTGTTTTTGCTTAAACAACAACCAGTTTGCAGATTGGCCGCTTCTTCCTCCTGTCCCGG GTGACATTGAAGCTGATGTTCATGTTCCTGAAGTGGATATCCTATCAGTCTTAGATGTGCCTCCTGGGAAAATGGGACGAGTTATTGGCAGAAAGGGATCAACAAtaatgtctgtcaaagagtctTGCAA CGTTGAAATCCATATTGGTGGTGCTAAGGGACCTCCAGACAGG GTGTTCATCATTGGaccagtgaaggaagtcaggaaGGCTGAGGCCATCCTCAGAGGCCGAATGCTGGAGTTCTAG
- the LOC120709875 gene encoding uncharacterized protein LOC120709875 — translation MAEDTPALLDGVIDSSHQSFLSVVQHVKLNMLRPRPPAEFIPVDPRWVPRLSETGLLTIGRLAESGSVKLDRSLLTALVDRWRPETHTFHLPCGEMTPTLQDVAMLPGLPISGDAVGPRVVPPTWLDDLEERFANIDIAIDVEEHPKATGPAKSWILQFQPDNLAHDADEDSVTRSLKRSWAHVQSRRAYPEFVADFDRLTPEDVVWEPYSELAINTRAPIGISSH, via the exons atggccgaagatacgccagctctacttgacggagtcatagactcgtcgcaccAGTCCTTCCTTTCAGTGGTTCAGCACGTGAAACTTAAcatgctgcgtccacgtccaccagcggagtttattcctgttgacccacgatgggtgcccag gttgagtgagactggtcttcttactataggtcgtcttgctgagagtggttcagtaaagctggacaggtccctactgacggctctggttgatagatggaggcctgagacacacaccttccacctcccttgtggggagatgacaccgACCCTACAGGACGTTGCAATGCTGCCgggtcttcctatcagtggggatgccgtagggcctcgcgttgtcccgcctacgtggttggacgatctagaagagcgttttgcaaatattgacatcgcgattgatgtagaggagcacccaaaagcaacaggGCCTGCCAAGTCATGGATCCTGCAGTTCCAG cccgacaatttggcacatgatgctgatgaggatagcgtcactcgatcccttAAG AGGAGTTGGGCCCACGTACAGTCTCGTCGGGCCTATCCTGAATTTGTGGCTGATTTTGATCGGTTGACACCTGAAGACGTCGTGTGGGAGCCCTACTCTGAGTTGGCTATAAACACTCGTGCACCGatcgggatatcttcg CATTAA